Proteins encoded in a region of the Phaenicophaeus curvirostris isolate KB17595 chromosome 1, BPBGC_Pcur_1.0, whole genome shotgun sequence genome:
- the MCM10 gene encoding protein MCM10 homolog: MDADDDLDLLASLLDESEATEERNSPEEEDAPDDEQGEPDEYDELFDGEDDVSYTEEVNAEDSMIDEQKENLATLFGDVHDLLEEEEAEEALPASPPSQAKEKTNEELQAELRKLQEQMKTLQEQLQKTAIGQKSSPVPEKKTPGKSPCPPLKERKVQKLQESPCFSAQLGNPLPPAKRGIQKSKPSSAENTTPPLRQVLSLAFQPLKTATGNTPSKVTKDRTPHMPTCSSATTQPVSVEKFSGLRLRKPLVSSAEMDRKMANRKLIRLSQLKNKLATENLEEVDWVTFGVIVKKVTPQSTSNGRTFSIWRLNDLQDLNQCVSLFLFGDVHKEHWKTDQGTVIGLLNANPMKPKEGSDEVCLSVDHPQKILLMGEALDMGTCKARKKNGDPCAQIVNLNDCEYCQYHIQSQYKKLSSKRADLQSTFSGGHIPKKVGRKNQSLKEKLCQDGFYYGGVSSAAYAASVAAAAVPKRKIQTTLSNLVMRGVDAIVQETRQKIGATKRPMQCSEEFRELLAQPTFGARNLCKHWTKADAEKKQGANFQSVSASALLKQQKQKLLEARKKRSEEIQRRFLQNTSKAGSPGVPSSSRQSSLHSPVPGAEFPKAAKMSNPQRPRLGTGFSEGEDILFFDGSPPPTPKLDSLAEAKKLAAIHRLRAKGQILAKTDPNSVKRKRADVDNVLEIVERVEKNITQTHDREAENGMDELEPAQKKRREQLAYLESEEFQKILNAKSKHTDVLKEVEADLQEQYFQPLVKKEELEEKMRNIKAMKCRVVTCKTCNYTYFKPLETCVQDNHDYHWHDAIKRFFKCPCGSRAISLDRLPKKHCSTCGLFKWERDGMLKEKKGPKIGGETLLPRGEEQPKFLNSLK; the protein is encoded by the exons ATGGATG CTGATGATGACTTGGATCTGTTGGCCTCCCTCCTGGACGAAAGTGAGGCAACTGAGGAGAGGAATTCTCCTGAGGAGGAAGATGCTCCAGACGATGAGCAGGGAGAACCAGATGAATATGATGAACTATTTGACGGAGAAGATGATGTATCCTACACTGAGGAGGTCAATGCTGAGGACAGCATGATTGATGAGCAGAAAGAGAACCTGGCTACACTGTTTGGAGATGTACATGACCtactggaagaggaggaggcagaggaagctCTCCCCGCTTCACCTCCCAGTCAGGCAAAAGAGAAGACCAATGAAGAACTGCAAG CTGAGCTGAGAAAATTGCAAGAACAGATGAAGACATTACAGGAGCAATTACAAAAGACTGCTATTGGGCAGAAATCCAGCCCAGTCCCTGAGAAGAAAACCCCTG GTAAGTCTCCCTGTCCACccttaaaggaaaggaaagttcAGAAGCTGCAAGAGTCACCATGTTTCTCAGCCCAGCTGGGCAATCCTTTACCACCAGCCAAGCGAGGAATCCAGAAATCAAAACCATCCTCAGCAG AGAACACGACTCCTCCTCTACGGCAAGTCCTCAGTCTGGCATTCCAGCCTCTGAAGACTGCCACAGGGAACACGCCCAGTAAGGTGACCAAAGACAGGACTCCTCACATGCCTACGTGCTCCAGTGCAACCACTCAGCCAGTGTCTGTGGAAAAGTTCTCAGGACTGAGATTAAG AAAACCCCTTGTTTCATCGGCTGAAATGGACAGGAAAATGGCTAATCGGAAGCTCATCAGACTGTCCCAGCTCAAGAATAAACTTGCTACTGAAAATCTGGAGGAAGTGGACTGGGTGACGTTTGGAGTCATAGTGAAGAAGGTCACTCCTCAGAGCACAAGTAAC GGCAGAACCTTCAGTATCTGGCGTCTGAATGACCTACAGGATCTAAATCAGTGCGTCTCACTCTTCTTGTTCGGTGATGTCCACAAAGAACACTGGAAGACAGACCAAGGCACAGTCATTGGGCTGCTCAACGCTAACCCTATGAAACCTAAAGAAGGCTCAGATGAG GTGTGTTTGTCTGTTGACCATCCCCAGAAAATCCTTCTCATGGGTGAAGCTCTGGACATGGGCACCTgcaaagccaggaagaagaatggtGATCCTTGTGCACAGATTGTGAACCTG AATGACTGCGAATATTGTCAGTATCACATACAATCCCAGTACAAGAAGCTGAGCTCAAAGCGGGCAGATCTGCAGTCCACCTTCTCTGGTGGCCACATTCCCAAAAAAGTTGGTCGGAAAAATCAGAGTTTGAAGGAAAAGCTGTGTCAGGATGGATTTTACTATGGAGGTGTCTCTTCGGCAGCATATGCAGCCTCAGT TGCAGCAGCTGCCGTGCcgaaaaggaaaattcaaaccACTCTCTCCAATTTGGTCATGAGAGGAGTTGATGCAATTGTCCAGGAAACCAGGCAGAAAATTG GTGCAACAAAGAGACCCATGCAGTGTTCTGAGGAATTCAGGGAACTACTGGCGCAGCCAACTTTTGGAGCAAGAAACCTCTGCAAACACTGGACCAAAGCAG atgcTGAAAAGAAGCAAGGAGCCAATTTCCAGTCTGTCTCTGCTTCTGCACTGCTcaagcaacagaaacaaaaattgctGGAAGCCAGAAAAAAGCGATCTGAAGAGATTCAGAGGCG GTTTCTCCAGAACACAAGTAAAGCCGGTAGCCCTGGTGTCCCATCCTCCTCCAGACAGTCCTCTCTCCATTCCCCAGTGCCTGGGGCAGAGTTTCCCAAAGCTGCAAAAATGTCAAATCCTCAAAGGCCCAGGCTGGGCACTGGCTTCTCAGAAGGAGAAGATATCCTCTTCTTTGATGGGTCTCCACCTCCAACACCAAAACTAGACAGCTTGGCAGAAGCCAAAAAG CTTGCTGCAATACACCGACTGCGAGCAAAAGGCCAGATTCTTGCTAAAACTGACCCAAACAGTGTCAAGAGGAAACGAGCTGATGTTGATAATGTCCTAGAAATTGTTGAAAGAGTTGAGAAGAATATCACTCAGACACATGATAGGGAAGCAGAGAATG GTATGGATGAACTGGAGCCTGCCCAAAAGAAACGGCGTGAGCAGCTGGCCTATCTGGAGTCAGAAGAGTTCCAGAAGATCCTGAATGCCAAGTCCAAGCACACAGATGTCCTGAAAGAG GTTGAAGCTGATCTGCAGGAGCAATACTTTCAGCCCCTGGTGAAAAAGGAGGAACTGGAAGAGAAGATGAGGAACATTAAAGCAATGAAATGTCGAGTTGTGACATGTAAAACT TGTAATTACACCTACTTCAAGCCTCTGGAGACATGTGTGCAGGATAACCACGATTACCACTGGCACGATGCCATCAAGCGATTTTTCAAATGTCCTTGTGGCAGCCGAGCTATTTCCCTTGACAGACTCCCAAAAAAGCACTGCAG TACCTGTGGCCTTTTCAAGTGGGAGCGAGATGGGATGCTAAAG gagaaaaaaggtCCGAAGATCGGAGGAGAAACACTTCTACCAAGAGGGGAAGAACAACCAAAATTTCTCAATAGTCTTAAGTGA